One Nicotiana sylvestris chromosome 12, ASM39365v2, whole genome shotgun sequence genomic window carries:
- the LOC104249968 gene encoding uncharacterized protein yields MNVYNPNKKVDIKLEHIATSLMYKYTLLETSFSAPFKLNKKSEATIRADFDIPNSNHKEMGGLVVNDIARDRRKGHLSFDLRIEAKILHIEGNKSRRRKTVYVICEDLNLEFKNSSSLPNWDGYIVECTFDDG; encoded by the coding sequence ATGAACGTGTATAATCCTAATAAGAAAGTGGATATTAAGTTGGAGCATATAGCAACTAGTTTGATGTACAAGTATACACTTCTTGAAACGTCGTTCAGTGCACCttttaaattgaataaaaaaagtGAGGCTACGATTCGTGCTGATTTTGATATTCCAAATTCAAATCATAAGGAAATGGGAGGTCTTGTTGTGAATGATATAGCTCGAGATCGAAGAAAAGGTcatttatcttttgatttgaggATAGAAGCTAAAATATTGCATATAGAAGGGAACAAATCGAGACGCCGAAAAACAGTGTATGTTATATGTGAAGATTTAAATTTGGAGTTCAAGAATTCTTCTAGCTTGCCAAATTGGGATGGTTATATAGTGGAATGCACTTTCGACGATGGTTAA